One Hordeum vulgare subsp. vulgare chromosome 4H, MorexV3_pseudomolecules_assembly, whole genome shotgun sequence DNA window includes the following coding sequences:
- the LOC123451215 gene encoding probable monogalactosyldiacylglycerol synthase 2, chloroplastic — protein sequence MVISVPGHRRSMRDAMLGGGRQLHKPLRCAFYDGIPGEGLAAALAEATGSVSLSRSPATDGGGGGKAARNVLILMSDTGGGHRASAEALRDAFRHDFGDAYQVFVRDLGKEYGGWPLNDMERSYKFMIRHVRLWKMAFHGTSPRWVHGMYLTALAYLYANEVVAGMMKYKPNVIISVHPLMQHIPLWVLKWQSLQPKVPFFTVITDLNTCHPTWFHHGVTRCYCPSAEVAKRALTRGLDPSQIRVYGLPIRPSFCRAVLDKDELRKELGLHPQLPAVLLMGGGEGMGPVEETAKALGQELYDHQRHRPAGQVVVICGRNQALRSTLLSLTWKVPVKIRGFEKQMEKWMGSCDCIITKAGPGTIAEALIRGLPIILNDFIPGQEVGNVPYVVDNGAGVFCKDPGEAARQVARWFTTETDELKRYSCNALKLAQPEAVFDIARDIHKLQPQPAALTRIPYSLTSSFSYHI from the exons ATGGTTATCTCGGTCCCCGGTCACCGGCGCTCCATGCGCGACGCAATGCTCGGCGGGGGCCGCCAGCTCCACAAGCCCCTTCGCTGCGCCTTCTACGACGGGATTCCCGGCGAAGGCCTCGCCGCCGCGCTCGCCGAGGCCACCGGGAGCGTTTCCCTCTCCCGCAGTCCCGccaccgacggcggcggcggagggaagGCGGCGAGGAACGTGCTCATCCTCATGAGCGACACCGGCGGCGGCCACCGCGCCTCCGCCGAGGCTCTCCGGGACGCCTTCCGCCACGATTTCGGCGACGCCTACCAG GTGTTCGTCAGGGATTTGGGGAAAGAGTACGGCGGCTGGCCGCTGAACGACATGGAGCGGTCGTACAAGTTCATGATCCGCCATGTCCGGCTCTGGAAGATGGCCTTCCATGGCACCTCCCCGCGCTGGGTTCACGGAATGTACCTCACCGCTCTCGCCTACCTCTACGCCAA TGAGGtggtcgccgggatgatgaagtacAAGCCGAACGTGATCATCAGCGTGCACCCTCTCATGCAGCACATCCCACTGTGGGTGCTCAAGTGGCAGAGCCTGCAGCCCAAGGTCCCCTTCTTCACCGTCATCACCGACCTCAACACCTGCCACCCGACATG GTTCCACCACGGCGTGACAAGGTGCTACTGCCCGTCGGCCGAGGTGGCGAAGAGGGCGCTGACCCGCGGGCTCGACCCGTCCCAAATCCGCGTGTACGGGCTGCCCATCAGGCCATCCTTCTGCCGCGCCGTGCTCGACAAG GATGAGCTGAGGAAAGAACTTGGCCTGCACCCTCAACTGCCCGCTGTTCTACTGATGGGTGGCGGCGAAGGGATGGGCCCGGTGGAGGAGACAGCCAAGGCCCTCGGCCAGGAGCTTTACGATCACCAGAGACACCGGCCGGCCGGGCAGGTCGTGGTCATTTGCGGCAGGAATCAGGCGCTGCGGTCCACCTTGCTGTCCCTGACATGGAAGGTCCCTGTCAAG ATTAGGGGGTTCGAGAAGCAGATGGAGAAGTGGATGGGCTCTTGCGACtgcatcatcaccaag GCTGGCCCCGGTACAATTGCAGAAGCCTTGATAAGAGGACTTCCAATTATTCTCAACGATTTCATCCCTGGACAG GAGGTAGGGAATGTGCCTTATGTGGTCGACAACGGCGCCGGTGTGTTCTGTAAGGACCCAGGGGAAGCTGCAAGACAGGTTGCCCGATGGTTTACTACAGAAACTGACGAGCTCAAGAGGTACTCCTGCAACGCACTGAAGCTAGCGCAGCCCGAAGCAGTGTTCGACATCGCGAGGGACATCCACAAGCTCCAGCCGCAACCAGCCGCTCTAACCCGGATCCCCTACTCGTTGACTTCATCGTTCTCATACCATATATGA